Proteins encoded together in one Thermovenabulum gondwanense window:
- the priA gene encoding replication restart helicase PriA: protein MKKIAKIAVDVKHPRVKGEYSYIIPEELKEKIRIGSRVLVPFNNKKTRGFVVDFEEEELIDEKLRNKLKSIIEVEEVAIPEALIDLAKSLSEYYGAYLIDFLKLMCPVKSGLKKTITYKINRQFTDSLNSDIQKKIYLFLLDKERASVEEVSRATGIEKEKVRNGLNALYKKNAVFKEYDAANRAKIKYSLGNYNDYNFDSHEINLSVEQKDAVKTILKNFDEQKKPVLLFGVTGSGKTEVYIRVIEEVISRGKGAIILVPEISLTPQVVDIFERRFPGKIAILHSALTDGERFDEWVRILKGEVNIVIGARSAIFAPVKNLGIIVLDEEHETSYKQSEYPFYDARIVARLRAKKEDLLLIFGSATPSLESIYEVQRGNFLLVKMRKRINNRPLPAFEIIDMREELKKGNKSIFSRRLIEELENTVARKEQAILFLNRRGYSTFVLCRDCGYVAKCPHCDISLVYHLEDKSLKCHYCDFKVKALETCPKCKGNKIGYYGTGTEKIEEEIKRFIPEIKTVRIDADVVSKKGMMLKEKLLEFKTGRANVLIGTQTIAKGLDFPKVSLIGIVLADITLNIPDFRSGERTFQLITQVAGRAGRGLTGGKVLIQTYCPESYVIKAAVSYDLNNFFKQELKNRKEYNYPPFCHLLNITLSGTDKEYVENLSWKICEMLKSCIEEEVEILGPIPALRFKIKDNFRYNILMKSKKYTPLIQAQKQLKEISVNEDKVNFSWDLDPYELL, encoded by the coding sequence TTGAAAAAAATAGCTAAAATTGCGGTAGATGTTAAACACCCCAGGGTCAAAGGGGAATATTCTTATATAATTCCGGAGGAATTAAAAGAAAAAATTAGAATTGGTAGCAGGGTATTGGTGCCTTTTAATAATAAAAAAACCCGGGGATTTGTTGTTGATTTTGAAGAGGAAGAGTTGATAGATGAAAAACTGAGAAATAAATTAAAAAGCATAATCGAAGTAGAAGAGGTAGCAATACCGGAAGCTTTAATAGATCTGGCTAAAAGTCTTTCCGAATACTATGGGGCTTATTTAATTGATTTTTTAAAATTGATGTGTCCAGTAAAAAGTGGACTAAAGAAAACAATAACATATAAGATTAACAGACAATTTACCGATAGCTTGAATTCCGATATTCAAAAAAAAATATATTTATTTTTACTGGATAAGGAAAGAGCTTCCGTCGAGGAAGTATCAAGAGCAACGGGAATAGAAAAAGAAAAAGTGAGAAATGGGCTCAATGCTCTTTATAAGAAAAATGCTGTTTTTAAAGAATACGATGCTGCCAATAGGGCAAAAATTAAATATTCCTTGGGGAATTATAATGACTATAATTTCGATTCTCATGAAATAAATCTTTCAGTAGAGCAAAAAGATGCCGTTAAAACTATTTTAAAAAATTTTGACGAACAAAAAAAACCTGTTCTGTTATTCGGCGTAACGGGCAGCGGAAAGACGGAAGTTTATATAAGAGTGATTGAGGAGGTAATATCAAGAGGCAAAGGCGCCATTATCCTGGTCCCGGAAATTTCCCTGACACCTCAGGTAGTGGATATCTTTGAAAGGAGATTTCCGGGGAAAATCGCGATTTTACACAGCGCACTTACTGATGGAGAAAGATTTGACGAATGGGTAAGAATTTTAAAAGGGGAAGTAAATATTGTTATAGGAGCTCGTTCAGCCATTTTTGCTCCTGTAAAAAATTTAGGAATTATAGTGCTGGACGAAGAGCATGAAACTTCTTATAAGCAATCGGAGTACCCTTTTTACGATGCAAGGATTGTGGCCAGATTGAGAGCAAAAAAAGAGGATTTATTATTAATTTTCGGAAGTGCTACTCCTTCGTTGGAAAGTATATATGAGGTGCAAAGAGGTAATTTCTTGTTAGTAAAAATGAGAAAAAGAATTAATAATAGACCTTTGCCCGCCTTTGAAATTATTGATATGAGGGAAGAATTGAAAAAAGGTAATAAAAGTATTTTCAGCCGCCGTTTGATTGAAGAATTAGAAAATACAGTAGCAAGAAAAGAACAGGCTATTTTGTTTTTAAACCGAAGAGGTTATTCAACTTTTGTTTTATGCAGGGATTGCGGATATGTGGCAAAATGTCCTCATTGTGACATATCCCTGGTTTATCACTTAGAAGATAAATCTTTAAAATGTCATTACTGCGACTTTAAAGTAAAGGCTTTAGAAACATGTCCGAAATGTAAAGGTAATAAAATAGGGTATTACGGAACGGGAACAGAAAAAATCGAGGAGGAAATAAAAAGATTTATTCCGGAAATCAAAACTGTGAGAATTGATGCCGATGTAGTTTCTAAAAAAGGAATGATGTTAAAAGAGAAATTGTTGGAATTCAAAACGGGAAGGGCCAACGTTTTAATAGGGACCCAAACTATCGCAAAAGGCCTTGATTTTCCAAAGGTTTCTTTAATAGGAATAGTTTTGGCAGATATAACATTAAATATTCCTGATTTTCGTTCGGGAGAAAGGACATTTCAGCTTATAACCCAGGTGGCGGGTAGAGCAGGCAGGGGACTTACCGGTGGTAAGGTTCTGATTCAAACCTATTGTCCTGAATCCTATGTTATTAAGGCGGCGGTAAGCTACGATTTAAATAATTTTTTTAAACAGGAACTGAAGAATAGAAAAGAATATAATTATCCCCCTTTCTGTCATCTTTTAAACATAACCCTTTCGGGAACGGATAAGGAGTATGTGGAAAATTTATCCTGGAAAATATGTGAGATGTTAAAAAGTTGTATTGAGGAGGAAGTAGAAATTTTAGGGCCCATACCTGCTCTACGGTTTAAAATTAAAGATAATTTTCGCTACAATATACTTATGAAAAGTAAGAAATATACACCTTTAATTCAAGCCCAAAAACAGCTTAAAGAAATTTCTGTTAATGAGGATAAGGTTAACTTTTCCTGGGATTTAGATCCTTATGAGCTTTTATAG
- the def gene encoding peptide deformylase, translating to MAYREIRKLGDDILRKKAREVTIFDNRLKMLIEDMAETMKKANGIGLAAPQVGILKRVIIVDIGEGLNVFINPEIIEMDGEIIDVEGCLSIPGVYGEVARPQRLKVKAKDEKGLEFELEAEGLFARAICHEIDHLNGVLFIDKANNIIEEKKGDE from the coding sequence ATGGCTTACAGAGAAATAAGAAAATTAGGAGATGACATATTAAGAAAAAAAGCAAGAGAGGTAACTATTTTTGATAATAGGCTCAAGATGCTAATAGAAGATATGGCGGAGACCATGAAAAAAGCAAACGGTATTGGTCTTGCTGCGCCTCAGGTAGGAATATTAAAAAGAGTAATAATAGTGGATATAGGGGAAGGTTTGAACGTTTTTATAAATCCGGAAATTATTGAAATGGATGGTGAAATAATAGATGTGGAAGGTTGTTTGAGCATCCCGGGAGTTTATGGTGAAGTGGCAAGGCCTCAAAGATTAAAGGTGAAGGCAAAGGATGAAAAGGGTTTGGAATTTGAACTTGAGGCAGAGGGTCTATTTGCAAGGGCTATTTGCCATGAGATAGATCATTTAAATGGTGTTTTATTCATAGACAAAGCAAATAATATTATCGAAGAAAAAAAAGGTGATGAATAG
- the fmt gene encoding methionyl-tRNA formyltransferase yields the protein MKIIFMGTPQFAVPSLNVLLENNYDVMAVVTQPDKPKGRKQILTPPEVKVQALKFNIPVLQPQKVKQPDIVKKLEELKPDLIVVVAFGQILPQSILKIPAIGCINVHASLLPKYRGAAPIQWAIINGERETGVTIMWMDEGMDTGDIFLQEKIVIEDNWTSEDLSIRLSNLGADLLLKSLKEIERGNLLRIPQEDKKATYAPILKKEHGLIHWYKSAKDIYNLIRGTYPWPGAYTFFKGQEIKIWKAQYRKDQSENPGRIIKILKNEGILVGTGDGTLLITELQETGRKRMKAWDYVIGHPISEGDEFGN from the coding sequence ATGAAAATAATTTTCATGGGGACCCCACAATTTGCCGTTCCTTCACTAAATGTTTTGCTGGAAAATAACTACGATGTTATGGCGGTAGTGACTCAACCGGATAAACCAAAAGGGCGAAAACAAATTTTAACTCCACCCGAGGTAAAAGTACAGGCACTAAAATTTAATATTCCCGTTCTGCAGCCTCAAAAGGTAAAACAACCGGATATTGTAAAAAAGTTAGAAGAGTTAAAACCCGATTTAATTGTAGTAGTAGCTTTTGGGCAAATCCTTCCTCAGAGCATATTGAAAATACCTGCTATTGGCTGTATTAATGTACATGCCTCCCTTCTCCCTAAATATAGAGGAGCTGCCCCCATTCAATGGGCAATAATTAATGGGGAAAGGGAAACCGGTGTAACCATAATGTGGATGGATGAGGGAATGGATACCGGTGATATTTTTTTACAGGAGAAGATAGTTATTGAAGATAACTGGACCAGCGAGGATTTATCGATCAGGCTTTCCAATTTGGGAGCGGATCTTTTGTTAAAGAGTCTAAAGGAGATTGAAAGGGGTAATCTTTTAAGAATTCCCCAGGAGGATAAAAAAGCGACATATGCTCCTATTTTAAAAAAGGAACATGGACTAATACACTGGTATAAAAGTGCTAAGGATATATATAATTTAATACGAGGCACATATCCCTGGCCCGGGGCTTATACATTTTTTAAAGGACAGGAAATAAAAATTTGGAAAGCACAATATAGAAAGGATCAAAGCGAAAACCCCGGAAGAATAATTAAAATTCTAAAAAATGAGGGGATTTTGGTGGGTACAGGTGATGGCACCCTATTAATTACTGAACTTCAGGAAACCGGGAGAAAGAGAATGAAAGCATGGGATTATGTTATAGGGCATCCTATCTCAGAAGGTGATGAATTTGGAAATTGA
- the rsmB gene encoding 16S rRNA (cytosine(967)-C(5))-methyltransferase RsmB, translating into MEIEKRKVNPREVALKVIEKVEKGSYSNLELNAQFKKDLSEQDKNLATELVYGVIKNRIRIDYIISKVSSISVGKLDNIVLNILRIGVYQILFLDKIPSYAVVNESVKLAKKYRKFSAGFVNAVLRNVIRKINEIEYPDEKKEPERFLSIYYSFPKWMIARWMELYGYEFTKELIQALNEKPRLCIRVNTLKVSVDELKTILEKEGYEVNKGYFIDEALYLVKAHNFTDSESFMKGYFQPQDEGSLLVVRALGVNKKDRVLDAAAAPGGKTTYIAQLMENEGQIIAWDIHPHRLDLIDKLCEKMGVSIVKTEQKDAAIIDEKYTAYFDKVLVDAPCSGLGVIKRKPDIKWSKKAEDILLLRNEQLKLLKTCSNYVKPGGVIVYSTCTLEPGENEDVVYSFLMENKDFQLDDLKPLLPEKLHPYIKNKGILQTFPHIHGIDGFFIARIKRVK; encoded by the coding sequence TTGGAAATTGAAAAGCGAAAGGTTAATCCCCGGGAGGTTGCACTCAAAGTTATTGAAAAGGTAGAAAAAGGTTCTTATTCTAATTTAGAATTGAATGCTCAATTTAAAAAAGATTTAAGTGAACAGGATAAGAATCTTGCTACGGAGCTCGTTTACGGAGTGATTAAAAATCGCATTCGTATAGATTATATTATTTCAAAGGTATCCAGTATTTCGGTGGGGAAACTTGATAATATTGTTTTAAACATTCTTCGCATCGGCGTTTATCAAATATTATTTCTCGATAAAATTCCTTCCTATGCCGTAGTAAATGAATCGGTGAAACTTGCCAAAAAGTATAGAAAATTTTCTGCGGGATTTGTAAATGCAGTATTAAGAAATGTTATAAGAAAGATAAATGAAATCGAGTACCCCGATGAAAAAAAGGAACCTGAAAGGTTTTTAAGTATATATTACTCTTTTCCAAAGTGGATGATTGCGAGATGGATGGAACTTTACGGTTATGAATTCACAAAGGAACTAATTCAGGCTTTAAATGAAAAGCCAAGACTATGTATCAGGGTAAATACTTTAAAGGTAAGTGTGGATGAACTAAAAACCATTCTTGAGAAAGAAGGGTACGAAGTAAATAAAGGATACTTTATTGATGAAGCATTATATCTTGTGAAGGCTCATAATTTTACCGACTCAGAAAGTTTTATGAAGGGCTATTTTCAACCTCAAGATGAAGGTTCTCTTTTAGTAGTTAGAGCGCTGGGAGTTAACAAAAAAGACAGGGTTTTAGATGCTGCTGCAGCCCCGGGAGGTAAAACCACTTATATTGCTCAACTAATGGAAAACGAGGGACAGATAATTGCATGGGACATACATCCTCATAGATTGGATTTAATTGACAAACTTTGCGAAAAAATGGGTGTTTCCATCGTAAAAACAGAACAAAAGGATGCAGCTATTATCGATGAAAAATATACAGCGTATTTCGATAAGGTCCTGGTAGATGCTCCCTGCAGTGGGCTTGGAGTAATAAAACGCAAGCCCGATATTAAGTGGTCAAAAAAGGCTGAGGATATACTTTTATTAAGAAATGAACAGCTGAAACTTTTGAAAACCTGTTCCAACTATGTAAAACCGGGAGGAGTAATTGTTTACAGCACCTGTACCTTAGAACCCGGTGAAAATGAGGATGTGGTATATTCATTTTTGATGGAAAATAAAGATTTTCAGCTTGATGATTTAAAACCTTTATTGCCCGAAAAATTGCACCCTTATATTAAAAATAAAGGGATTTTGCAAACTTTTCCCCATATTCATGGCATAGATGGCTTTTTCATAGCAAGGATAAAAAGGGTGAAATAA
- the rlmN gene encoding 23S rRNA (adenine(2503)-C(2))-methyltransferase RlmN yields the protein MEKKNLKSMDLNELTEYVRTLGEKDFRARQIYRWIYKGVSDFESMSDLPKNLIVQLKKYAYISEIKILKKVDSKKDKTSKYIFLLEDGNIIESVKMEYSYGVSVCVSSQVGCAMGCAFCASTLGGIVRNLEAWEMVDQILQIEKQINKRVSHVVVMGSGEPLLNYTELIKFLRLLNNPLGLNISLRKVTVSTCGIVPYIYKLAEENMPITLSISLHAPFDDLRNKLMPINRKYNISQLLEACNFYIMKTKRRISFEYILISGVNDGEECAKKLADLLRGMLCHVNLIPLNPVKEKLFKGSDPRAIRRFEKVLEENRIPITIRAKMGSDIEAACGQLRWSLLKEVEG from the coding sequence ATGGAGAAAAAAAACCTTAAATCAATGGACCTTAACGAACTTACCGAATATGTAAGAACCCTGGGAGAAAAGGATTTTCGTGCAAGGCAAATCTATAGGTGGATTTACAAGGGAGTATCAGACTTTGAATCAATGAGCGACCTTCCTAAAAACCTGATTGTACAATTAAAAAAATATGCATATATAAGCGAGATAAAAATTTTAAAAAAAGTTGATTCAAAAAAGGATAAGACCTCTAAATATATTTTTCTTTTAGAGGATGGAAATATTATTGAAAGTGTGAAAATGGAATATTCTTATGGAGTCAGCGTATGTGTGTCAAGCCAGGTGGGATGTGCTATGGGGTGCGCTTTTTGCGCATCCACCTTAGGAGGAATAGTAAGAAATTTAGAGGCTTGGGAAATGGTGGATCAAATTCTACAGATTGAAAAACAAATTAATAAAAGAGTGAGCCATGTGGTGGTAATGGGAAGCGGAGAACCTCTTTTAAATTATACAGAATTGATTAAGTTTTTAAGATTATTAAATAACCCCCTTGGCCTCAATATTAGCTTAAGAAAAGTTACTGTTTCCACGTGCGGAATTGTCCCTTATATTTACAAACTTGCCGAGGAAAACATGCCAATAACCCTCTCCATTTCACTTCATGCACCTTTTGATGATTTAAGAAACAAGTTAATGCCCATAAATAGAAAATATAATATCTCCCAATTGCTCGAAGCCTGTAATTTTTATATAATGAAAACTAAAAGGAGAATTAGTTTTGAGTATATTTTAATTTCCGGAGTTAATGATGGAGAAGAGTGTGCTAAAAAACTTGCCGACCTTTTAAGGGGAATGTTATGTCATGTCAATCTGATTCCTTTAAACCCTGTAAAAGAAAAGCTATTTAAAGGTAGCGATCCGAGAGCAATAAGAAGGTTCGAAAAGGTTCTGGAGGAAAATCGTATTCCTATAACTATAAGAGCTAAAATGGGTAGCGACATTGAAGCGGCATGCGGTCAGCTCCGGTGGAGTTTATTAAAAGAGGTGGAAGGATGA
- a CDS encoding Stp1/IreP family PP2C-type Ser/Thr phosphatase: MIFWGITDKGKLRPNNEDAFFMPDNNEEPLVFIVADGMGGHNGGEIASRIAVDEISSYLYNKKEKLYKEDEIKELIKEAFYFANKKILEKSYSDSECLGMGTTSTVAVIVQKKLFVGHLGDCRLYIIRNQNINQITKDHSLVWELMEQGKINFEEMKLHPMKHIITKALGIEEFSDPDILKVYLEKGDVILICSDGLTSMLSDLEIKDVVEKNKDPEEICKELVNFANEKGGYDNITVVTIIIDY, encoded by the coding sequence ATGATATTTTGGGGAATAACTGATAAAGGTAAATTGAGGCCCAATAACGAAGATGCTTTTTTTATGCCGGATAATAATGAAGAACCCTTGGTTTTTATAGTTGCCGATGGTATGGGCGGTCATAATGGCGGAGAAATAGCGAGCAGAATAGCTGTAGACGAGATTTCATCCTATTTATATAACAAGAAAGAAAAACTTTATAAAGAGGATGAAATTAAAGAACTGATTAAAGAGGCTTTTTATTTTGCAAATAAAAAAATACTGGAAAAATCCTATAGTGATTCAGAGTGTTTAGGTATGGGAACTACATCAACCGTAGCGGTTATAGTGCAAAAGAAATTATTTGTAGGACATTTAGGAGATTGCAGGCTTTATATAATTAGAAATCAAAACATTAATCAAATCACAAAAGATCATTCCCTTGTCTGGGAATTAATGGAGCAAGGTAAAATAAACTTTGAAGAAATGAAATTACATCCGATGAAGCATATAATTACAAAAGCTCTGGGGATAGAGGAATTCTCAGATCCTGATATTTTAAAAGTTTATCTGGAAAAAGGTGATGTAATATTAATTTGCAGCGATGGATTGACTTCGATGCTTTCAGATTTGGAAATTAAAGATGTGGTGGAAAAAAACAAAGATCCTGAGGAAATATGCAAAGAATTAGTTAATTTTGCAAACGAAAAAGGTGGATATGACAATATTACTGTTGTTACAATTATCATCGATTATTAA
- the pknB gene encoding Stk1 family PASTA domain-containing Ser/Thr kinase has protein sequence MLGRKLGNRYLILEEIGGGGMAIVYKARCTLLNRLVAVKVLRPEYSNDDDFVIRFRREAQAAASLSHPNIVSIYDVGKEDGIHYIVMEYVEGKTLKQIIKEEGPLPAPLVLEIARQICDAIECAHKNKIIHRDIKPHNVIITPEGRVKVTDFGIARAINCSTITNSGGIVGSVHYFSPEQAKGDYTDERSDIYSFGVLLYEAFTGKLPFTGDSPVSVALKHLQEKPASISKMLSGFPDFIEDIISRCLEKLPENRYQTISELKRDIIKAQKKLEESGFVLPESEKTMIFKGMEEGEKIKATARKINRKRSYFHVFLILSSLIILFIAFSYLGMYIAKQYFDVPEVTVPNVIGLSEEEAAKKLAEKNLKYEVTERIFSNEPVGEVVDQDPKGGEVVKINHPPVSLIVSKGPRTFEVPRVIGLSETEAINLITSSNFKVGQIQRANSSEYPQGVVMDQNPREGLLLPENTEINITISLGPEAKKVIIPYLIGKSLTEAQNELITANLSIGQISYKPSSDYEKNFVIDQNPKAGLEVDNGTIVNLTVSSGKVETKKFNLSIPLPQREGEFAVKVVVTDDKGKRTIYENKHSSKDSPVIVPVEGTGTIDVEVWVDGELWYKSSF, from the coding sequence ATGCTGGGAAGGAAATTGGGTAATAGGTATTTAATACTGGAGGAAATTGGTGGGGGCGGCATGGCGATAGTATATAAAGCCAGATGCACCCTTTTGAATAGATTGGTTGCCGTAAAGGTATTGAGGCCCGAGTATTCTAATGATGATGATTTTGTTATTAGATTTCGGAGAGAGGCACAAGCTGCGGCGAGTTTATCTCACCCTAACATTGTTAGTATATACGATGTGGGTAAGGAAGATGGGATACATTATATTGTAATGGAATACGTAGAGGGTAAAACATTAAAACAAATTATTAAGGAAGAAGGGCCGTTACCCGCTCCGCTGGTACTGGAAATTGCAAGACAAATATGTGATGCTATTGAATGTGCTCATAAGAATAAAATTATTCACAGGGATATCAAACCACATAACGTTATAATTACTCCGGAAGGAAGGGTTAAAGTTACCGATTTTGGTATTGCCCGTGCTATAAACTGCTCTACCATTACAAACAGCGGTGGTATTGTTGGTTCGGTTCACTATTTTTCACCGGAGCAGGCAAAAGGGGATTATACTGACGAAAGGTCGGATATATATTCTTTTGGAGTATTATTGTACGAAGCTTTTACCGGGAAACTGCCCTTTACGGGAGACAGTCCTGTGTCGGTAGCATTAAAACATTTGCAAGAAAAACCGGCATCCATATCTAAAATGCTTTCTGGATTCCCTGATTTTATAGAAGATATCATAAGCAGATGTCTTGAAAAATTACCGGAAAATAGATATCAGACAATTTCGGAGTTAAAAAGAGATATTATTAAAGCACAAAAGAAATTGGAAGAATCGGGCTTTGTTCTTCCTGAATCGGAAAAAACTATGATTTTTAAAGGCATGGAAGAGGGAGAAAAAATAAAAGCTACAGCGAGAAAAATAAATAGAAAAAGGAGTTATTTCCATGTATTCTTAATTTTATCTTCGTTAATTATTTTATTCATTGCGTTCTCTTACTTAGGAATGTATATTGCAAAACAATATTTCGATGTCCCGGAAGTAACCGTTCCAAATGTCATAGGATTATCGGAAGAAGAAGCAGCAAAGAAGTTAGCAGAGAAAAATTTAAAGTATGAGGTAACTGAAAGGATATTTTCCAATGAGCCTGTGGGCGAAGTGGTGGATCAGGACCCAAAAGGGGGAGAAGTAGTAAAAATTAATCATCCGCCTGTAAGCCTTATTGTAAGTAAGGGGCCTCGAACTTTTGAGGTGCCCCGCGTAATAGGGCTTTCCGAAACAGAAGCAATTAATCTTATAACTTCATCTAATTTTAAAGTAGGTCAAATTCAACGGGCTAATTCCTCTGAATATCCTCAAGGAGTAGTAATGGACCAAAATCCAAGAGAAGGGTTACTGTTACCTGAAAATACAGAAATAAATATCACTATAAGCCTTGGGCCCGAAGCAAAGAAGGTAATTATACCCTATCTCATAGGGAAGAGTTTGACCGAAGCTCAAAATGAACTAATAACGGCTAATTTAAGCATCGGGCAAATAAGTTACAAACCTTCTTCCGATTATGAAAAAAACTTCGTTATAGATCAGAATCCTAAAGCGGGTTTGGAAGTAGATAACGGCACTATAGTAAACCTGACGGTAAGCTCGGGTAAAGTAGAAACAAAAAAATTTAATCTATCCATACCGCTACCCCAAAGGGAGGGGGAATTTGCAGTAAAAGTGGTAGTGACCGACGATAAAGGAAAAAGAACTATTTATGAAAACAAACACTCTTCAAAAGACAGTCCGGTAATCGTTCCTGTAGAAGGAACCGGGACTATTGATGTAGAAGTATGGGTAGATGGCGAGTTATGGTATAAAAGTAGTTTTTGA
- the rpe gene encoding ribulose-phosphate 3-epimerase gives MAKIAPSILSADFSNLEQEIKKVEDFGADFIHIDVMDGNFVPNITLGPCVIESIRKVTNLPFDVHLMVENPERYLKDFAEAGADIISFHQEATHHVHRTIQDIKKLGIKAGVAINPATPVSLIEDILEEVDLILVMSVNPGFGGQSFIKSALKKISTLKQIILKNNYKTLIEVDGGINEDNAEKIVKAGADILVAGSAIYKSCDPKGVIKKLKLI, from the coding sequence TTGGCGAAAATTGCTCCTTCGATTTTGTCGGCAGACTTTTCTAATCTTGAACAAGAAATAAAAAAGGTAGAAGATTTTGGAGCAGATTTTATTCATATTGATGTAATGGATGGTAATTTTGTACCGAATATAACCCTTGGACCCTGTGTGATAGAAAGTATTAGGAAGGTGACAAATCTTCCTTTTGATGTTCACCTGATGGTCGAAAACCCCGAAAGGTACTTAAAGGATTTCGCGGAAGCGGGAGCTGATATAATAAGCTTTCATCAGGAGGCTACACATCATGTTCATAGAACTATACAGGACATTAAAAAATTGGGGATAAAAGCAGGGGTTGCTATTAACCCTGCAACACCGGTAAGTTTAATCGAAGATATACTGGAAGAAGTGGATTTAATCCTGGTAATGTCAGTGAATCCTGGATTTGGAGGGCAAAGCTTTATAAAAAGCGCATTAAAAAAAATTTCCACGCTGAAACAAATTATTTTAAAAAATAATTATAAAACCTTAATCGAAGTAGATGGTGGAATCAATGAAGATAATGCGGAAAAAATTGTAAAAGCTGGAGCGGATATTTTGGTTGCGGGTTCCGCGATATACAAAAGTTGCGACCCCAAGGGGGTAATAAAAAAATTGAAATTAATATAA
- the rpmB gene encoding 50S ribosomal protein L28: MAKCEICGKTPQSGMQISHSHIRTKRKWRPNIQRVNAIINGSPKRINVCTRCLRSGKVKRAE, translated from the coding sequence ATGGCAAAGTGTGAAATTTGCGGGAAAACTCCCCAATCAGGTATGCAAATTAGCCATTCTCATATTAGAACAAAAAGAAAGTGGCGCCCAAATATCCAAAGGGTAAATGCTATTATAAACGGATCTCCCAAAAGAATAAATGTTTGTACCCGTTGCCTGAGGTCTGGAAAGGTAAAGAGGGCAGAATAA
- a CDS encoding Asp23/Gls24 family envelope stress response protein, which produces MKNLIKTPLGTINITREVIAVVAGNAAIECYGLVGMVSQKMSDGIIELLGRDNLGKGVEVHIDENNLIVDIYIAVQYGIKISEVAHNVIEKVHYNLNKYLGIVPDKVNVIVKTVRVK; this is translated from the coding sequence TTGAAAAATTTAATTAAAACTCCTCTTGGAACAATAAATATTACCCGGGAGGTTATTGCGGTAGTTGCCGGCAATGCAGCTATTGAATGTTATGGACTGGTGGGTATGGTATCCCAAAAAATGAGCGATGGTATTATAGAATTACTTGGAAGGGATAATTTGGGTAAGGGAGTAGAGGTACATATTGATGAAAATAATCTGATTGTTGATATTTACATCGCTGTCCAGTACGGAATTAAAATTAGCGAAGTAGCTCATAATGTTATCGAAAAAGTGCATTATAATTTAAATAAATACCTGGGAATAGTTCCTGACAAAGTAAATGTCATAGTAAAAACCGTACGCGTAAAGTAA